Proteins found in one Polyodon spathula isolate WHYD16114869_AA chromosome 10, ASM1765450v1, whole genome shotgun sequence genomic segment:
- the LOC121321923 gene encoding protein FAM160B1-like isoform X1 encodes MFSKFTSILQHAVEALAPSLPLQEDFVYHWKAITHYYIETSDDKAPVTDTNIPSHLEQMLDILIQEENERESGETGPCMEYLLHHKILETLYTLGKADCPPGMKQQVLSFYTKLLGRIRQPLLPHINVHRPVQKLIRLCGEVLTAPTENEEIQFLCIVCAKLKQDPYLVNFFLEVKQDPVLHSYRRQVISQAAETTLNKSKTGASGSSIPVRESVLGKLKEPSASCASDTGQTEVTGDPGAATNKETELTQQAAEESVSVNTLNIPSQSETAANRPNQDYNLVNSLLNLTKSPDGRIVVKACEGLMLLVSLPEPAAAKCLTENTALCELLTERLTVFYKALPQSMDPLDIETIESVNWGLDAYSGKEDRTAFPGKRALISFLSWLDYCDQLIKEAQKTAAVTLARYVRERFFVSVMEPQLMQTSEIGILTSTALLNRLIRQVTSVALLQETVYFILGEQREPETLAGINSYPLRHRLIEHCDHLSDEISIMTLRMFEHLLQKPSEHIIYNLVLRNLEERNYNEYKPPCQEDKDVVENGQIAGAIDLEEDPLFTDLSPSNRLSADWLSASPPQTPDHTKSDGKTEVHKIVNSFLCLVPDEAKSSYHVEGTGYDTYLRDAHRQFCEFCAFCTRWEWPGAPKTFENCHLEAAFFEGHFLKVLFDRMGRILDQPYDVNLQVTSVLSKLSMFPHPHMHEYLLDPYINLAPGCRSLFSVIVRVVGDLMLRIQRIPDFTPKLLQVRKRLLGLDPEDAVIDHSTLLEGVIVLEEFCKELAAIAFVKFHASTTP; translated from the exons atgttttccaaaTTCACCTCCATCCTCCAGCACGCAGTCGAGGCG CTTGCTCCTTCACTTCCCTTGCAAGAGGATTTTGTGTATCACTGGAAGGCAATCACACATTACTATATAGAAACATCAG ATGATAAAGCCCCAGTGACAGACACAAACATCCCCTCCCATCTGGAGCAGATGCTCGACATCCTGATACAGGAGGAGAATGAGCGCGAGTCTGGAGAGACTGGGCCCTGCATGGAGTATTTACTGCATCACAAGATCCTGGAGACCCTCTACACGCTGGGCAAAGCTGAT tgtccTCCTGGAATGAAGCAGCAGGTGCTGTCATTCTATACAAAACTGCTAGGAAGAATCCGTCAGCCCCTGCTTCCTCATATCAATGTGCACAGGCCAGTTCAG aaactTATCCGTCTTTGTGGAGAGGTTCTAACGGCTCCTACGGAGAATGAAGAAATCCAGTTTCTCTGTATAGTGTGTGCAAAGCTGAAGCAAGACCCTTACCTGGTCAACTTCTTCTTAGAG GTGAAGCAGGATCCTGTCCTGCATTCTTACAGAAGGCAGGTGATCAGCCAGGCTGCAGAAACTACATTG AACAAGTCAAAGACAGGTGCAAGCGGGTCCTCCATCCCTGTTAGAGAAAGCGTATTGGGAAAACTCAAAGAACCCAGCGCTTCCTGCGCTTCTGATACTGGGCAGACTGAGGTCACTGGAGACCCTGGAGCAGCTACCAACAAAGAAACTGAGTTGACGCAACAGGCTGCCGAGGAGTCTGTCTCAGTGAACACGTTGAATATACCGTCGCAGAGCGAGACTGCTGCAAATCGTCCCAACCAGGACTACAATCTAGTCAATTCTTTGCTTAATCTAACAAAGAGCCCT GATGGACGGATTGTAGTGAAAGCCTGTGAAGGTCTTATGCTGTTAGTTAGTTTGCCTGAGCCAGCAGCTGCCAAGTGCCTGACAGAGAACACTGCCCTGTGTGAGCTTCTTACAGAGAGGCTGACTGTGTTCTACAAAGCACTGCCGCAGTCAATGGATCCACTGGATATAGAGACCATCGAGTCAGTTAACTGGGG TTTGGATGCATACAGCGGCAAAGAAGACAGGACAGCATTCCCAGGAAAGCGAGCCCTCATCTCTTTCCTGTCTTGGTtggattactgtgatcagcttaTCAAAGAAGCACAGAAG ACTGCTGCTGTAACACTTGCAAGATACGTGCGGGAGAGGTTCTTTGTTTCTGTCATGGAGCCACAGTTAATGCAGAC gtcTGAAATTGGAATTCTGACCTCGACAGCTCTGCTAAACCGTCTCATTCGCCAGGTCACGTCTGTAGCTTTGCTGCAGGAGACGGTTTACTTTATTTTGGGGGAACAGAGAGAGCCTGAAACACTGGCAGGCATTAATAGTTATCCTCTGAGGCACCGACTCATAGAGCATTGTGATCATCTTTCAGATGAG aTCAGTATAATGACCCTAAGAATGTTTGAGCACCTCTTACAAAAACCCAGTGAGCACATCATTTACAACCTGGTCCTCAGGAACTTGGAGGAGAGAAACTACAACGAATACAAACCTCCTTGTCAAGAAGACAAAGATGTGGTGGAAAACGGACAAATAGCTGGAGCCAT agaccTAGAGGAAGATCCTCTTTTTACAGACCTTTCACCTAGCAACAGATTATCGGCTGATTGGCTGAGTGCATCCCCGCCTCAAACTCCAGACCACACAAAATCCGATGGCAAGACAGAGGTTCATAAAATTGTAAATAG CTTCCTTTGTTTAGTCCCCGATGAAGCAAAATCTTCATATCATGTGGAAGGCACAGGTTATGATACCTACCTCAGAGATGCACATAGACAG ttCTGTGAATTCTGTGCTTTCTGTACGAGGTGGGAGTGGCCAGGAGCACCGAAGACGTTTGAAAATTGTCATTTGGAAGCTGCTTTCTTTGAGGGGCATTTCCTTAAAGTTCTTTTTGACCGGATGGGTAGGATTCTTGATCAG ccttATGATGTGAATTTACAAGTGACTTCAGTGTTGTCGAAATTGTCCATGTTTCCCCACCCTCACATGCACGAATACTTATTAGATCCTTACATCAACTTAGCTCCAGGCTGTCGGTCTCTCTTCTCTGTGATTGTCAGG GTGGTTGGAGACCTTATGTTAAGAATCCAGCGCATCCCAGATTTTACCCCTAAACTTCTGCAGGTCAGAAAGCGATTGCTGGGACTGGACCCTGAAGATGCAGT cattgACCACAGTACCTTGTTGGAGGGTGTGATTGTCCTGGAGGAGTTTTGTAAGGAGTTGGCAGCAATAGCATTTGTTAAATTTCATGCATCAACAACGCCATAG
- the LOC121321923 gene encoding protein FAM160B1-like isoform X2: MFSKFTSILQHAVEALAPSLPLQEDFVYHWKAITHYYIETSDDKAPVTDTNIPSHLEQMLDILIQEENERESGETGPCMEYLLHHKILETLYTLGKADCPPGMKQQVLSFYTKLLGRIRQPLLPHINVHRPVQKLIRLCGEVLTAPTENEEIQFLCIVCAKLKQDPYLVNFFLENKSKTGASGSSIPVRESVLGKLKEPSASCASDTGQTEVTGDPGAATNKETELTQQAAEESVSVNTLNIPSQSETAANRPNQDYNLVNSLLNLTKSPDGRIVVKACEGLMLLVSLPEPAAAKCLTENTALCELLTERLTVFYKALPQSMDPLDIETIESVNWGLDAYSGKEDRTAFPGKRALISFLSWLDYCDQLIKEAQKTAAVTLARYVRERFFVSVMEPQLMQTSEIGILTSTALLNRLIRQVTSVALLQETVYFILGEQREPETLAGINSYPLRHRLIEHCDHLSDEISIMTLRMFEHLLQKPSEHIIYNLVLRNLEERNYNEYKPPCQEDKDVVENGQIAGAIDLEEDPLFTDLSPSNRLSADWLSASPPQTPDHTKSDGKTEVHKIVNSFLCLVPDEAKSSYHVEGTGYDTYLRDAHRQFCEFCAFCTRWEWPGAPKTFENCHLEAAFFEGHFLKVLFDRMGRILDQPYDVNLQVTSVLSKLSMFPHPHMHEYLLDPYINLAPGCRSLFSVIVRVVGDLMLRIQRIPDFTPKLLQVRKRLLGLDPEDAVIDHSTLLEGVIVLEEFCKELAAIAFVKFHASTTP; the protein is encoded by the exons atgttttccaaaTTCACCTCCATCCTCCAGCACGCAGTCGAGGCG CTTGCTCCTTCACTTCCCTTGCAAGAGGATTTTGTGTATCACTGGAAGGCAATCACACATTACTATATAGAAACATCAG ATGATAAAGCCCCAGTGACAGACACAAACATCCCCTCCCATCTGGAGCAGATGCTCGACATCCTGATACAGGAGGAGAATGAGCGCGAGTCTGGAGAGACTGGGCCCTGCATGGAGTATTTACTGCATCACAAGATCCTGGAGACCCTCTACACGCTGGGCAAAGCTGAT tgtccTCCTGGAATGAAGCAGCAGGTGCTGTCATTCTATACAAAACTGCTAGGAAGAATCCGTCAGCCCCTGCTTCCTCATATCAATGTGCACAGGCCAGTTCAG aaactTATCCGTCTTTGTGGAGAGGTTCTAACGGCTCCTACGGAGAATGAAGAAATCCAGTTTCTCTGTATAGTGTGTGCAAAGCTGAAGCAAGACCCTTACCTGGTCAACTTCTTCTTAGAG AACAAGTCAAAGACAGGTGCAAGCGGGTCCTCCATCCCTGTTAGAGAAAGCGTATTGGGAAAACTCAAAGAACCCAGCGCTTCCTGCGCTTCTGATACTGGGCAGACTGAGGTCACTGGAGACCCTGGAGCAGCTACCAACAAAGAAACTGAGTTGACGCAACAGGCTGCCGAGGAGTCTGTCTCAGTGAACACGTTGAATATACCGTCGCAGAGCGAGACTGCTGCAAATCGTCCCAACCAGGACTACAATCTAGTCAATTCTTTGCTTAATCTAACAAAGAGCCCT GATGGACGGATTGTAGTGAAAGCCTGTGAAGGTCTTATGCTGTTAGTTAGTTTGCCTGAGCCAGCAGCTGCCAAGTGCCTGACAGAGAACACTGCCCTGTGTGAGCTTCTTACAGAGAGGCTGACTGTGTTCTACAAAGCACTGCCGCAGTCAATGGATCCACTGGATATAGAGACCATCGAGTCAGTTAACTGGGG TTTGGATGCATACAGCGGCAAAGAAGACAGGACAGCATTCCCAGGAAAGCGAGCCCTCATCTCTTTCCTGTCTTGGTtggattactgtgatcagcttaTCAAAGAAGCACAGAAG ACTGCTGCTGTAACACTTGCAAGATACGTGCGGGAGAGGTTCTTTGTTTCTGTCATGGAGCCACAGTTAATGCAGAC gtcTGAAATTGGAATTCTGACCTCGACAGCTCTGCTAAACCGTCTCATTCGCCAGGTCACGTCTGTAGCTTTGCTGCAGGAGACGGTTTACTTTATTTTGGGGGAACAGAGAGAGCCTGAAACACTGGCAGGCATTAATAGTTATCCTCTGAGGCACCGACTCATAGAGCATTGTGATCATCTTTCAGATGAG aTCAGTATAATGACCCTAAGAATGTTTGAGCACCTCTTACAAAAACCCAGTGAGCACATCATTTACAACCTGGTCCTCAGGAACTTGGAGGAGAGAAACTACAACGAATACAAACCTCCTTGTCAAGAAGACAAAGATGTGGTGGAAAACGGACAAATAGCTGGAGCCAT agaccTAGAGGAAGATCCTCTTTTTACAGACCTTTCACCTAGCAACAGATTATCGGCTGATTGGCTGAGTGCATCCCCGCCTCAAACTCCAGACCACACAAAATCCGATGGCAAGACAGAGGTTCATAAAATTGTAAATAG CTTCCTTTGTTTAGTCCCCGATGAAGCAAAATCTTCATATCATGTGGAAGGCACAGGTTATGATACCTACCTCAGAGATGCACATAGACAG ttCTGTGAATTCTGTGCTTTCTGTACGAGGTGGGAGTGGCCAGGAGCACCGAAGACGTTTGAAAATTGTCATTTGGAAGCTGCTTTCTTTGAGGGGCATTTCCTTAAAGTTCTTTTTGACCGGATGGGTAGGATTCTTGATCAG ccttATGATGTGAATTTACAAGTGACTTCAGTGTTGTCGAAATTGTCCATGTTTCCCCACCCTCACATGCACGAATACTTATTAGATCCTTACATCAACTTAGCTCCAGGCTGTCGGTCTCTCTTCTCTGTGATTGTCAGG GTGGTTGGAGACCTTATGTTAAGAATCCAGCGCATCCCAGATTTTACCCCTAAACTTCTGCAGGTCAGAAAGCGATTGCTGGGACTGGACCCTGAAGATGCAGT cattgACCACAGTACCTTGTTGGAGGGTGTGATTGTCCTGGAGGAGTTTTGTAAGGAGTTGGCAGCAATAGCATTTGTTAAATTTCATGCATCAACAACGCCATAG